From the genome of Miscanthus floridulus cultivar M001 chromosome 10, ASM1932011v1, whole genome shotgun sequence, one region includes:
- the LOC136486002 gene encoding uncharacterized protein: protein MGDGILETGCTPPLNRLRAASTSSSVPISQRPTAVASIQAELQQLRAQQKSLLVEREAERAERESERQRVQALEAQQDGLLKFVQQLGQKQGWEIPAELLAPPPPPLYRRESTPHQSGGASNHVEGSPASHVGPSPPGPSPGSHAGASHPSQSP from the exons ATGGGCGATGGCATCCTCGAGACGGGCTGTACTCCTCCTCTCAACCGCCtacgagcagcgagcacgagctctagcgtgcccataagCCAACGGCCGACAGCGGTGGCTtcaatccag gccgagctgcagcaaCTTCGGGCTCAGCAGAAGAGTTTGCTAGTTGAGAGGGaggctgagcgggccgagcgggagtcCGAGCGTCAGAGGGTACAAGCTTTAGAGGCCCAGCAAGATGGTTTGCTCAagttcgtgcaacaacttggACAGAAACAAGGTTGGGAGATTCCAGCAGAGctgcttgcaccaccaccaccaccactatatcgtcgagagtctactccg catcaatcgggtggggcgtcgaaccatgtcgaagggtcgccggcatcgcacgtcgggccatccccacctggaccgtcgccgggatcgcacgctGGGGCGTCCCACCCCTCACAGTCGCCGTGA
- the LOC136487540 gene encoding uncharacterized protein — MAGAKADVDAETGDGGRAGGGGSGGSFSEQRLIDKLNRLNNSATSIQTLSQWCIFHRKRAKRVVDTWEKQFTIAREDKKISFLYLSNDILQNSKRKGADYVDEFWRVLPRSMKHVYEKGGEEGKKQVARLILIWDDRKVFGTRIESMKNDILGDNSPNNGNSLNPSSNPTSNSKAARKDSGTIVKKLTVGGMPEKIVSAYQSVLDQHFDEDTALNKCKTTVGLLERINKDINDASINGNQPASSLISDLQEQEMTLKQCIEQLESVDMARVSLINQLKQALSEQESKSVVLRGQLQVAQAEAQRVIQLREQLGRALVMSVTQSTSSPLMITPPEQTSAIMQGSGVRSTPPQSQPLNPATSLPPTVSAVGDESKRTAAAMADKLASLSAPVQVLTSILSSFAAEQAASINGGSLSGEFSGGPPGFQIDKRPRLEKTGQAADMGAPPFFGQAPQVQQQIGAVPTSLGGTHPPTPGPFPPPPPPPPLPSLLPPHLQQFGQNTGGMIGMGGPFGMMAGSIPLPPPLTNILPAGFPGPSGPPPPPPLPPAQSQPQPQQQQQQSPQAPQQSPTSAGFFQSSGMGFFPPVQVQQSPSAQRQ, encoded by the exons ATGGCGGGCGCGAAGGCGGATGTAGACGCGGAAACGGGAGACGGGGGCAgggccggcggtggcggcagcggcggctccTTCAGCGAGCAGAGGCTGATTGATAAGCTCAACAGGCTCAACAACTCAGCCACTAGCATTCAAA CACTTTCACAATGGTGCATTTTTCACCGCAAGAGGGCCAAAAGGGTTGTGGACACATGGGAAAAGCAGTTTACTATTGCAAGGGAGGATAAGAAAATATCATTCCTATATCTATCAAATGATATCCTGCAAAACAGCAAACGTAAGGGAGCAGATTATGTGGATGAATTCTGGAGGGTTTTACCTAGATCAATGAAGCATGTCTATGAAAAGgggggagaagaagggaagaAGCAGGTGGCGAGATTG ATATTAATCTGGGATGATCGTAAAGTTTTTGGGACCCGTATTGAAAGTATGAAAAATGACATTCTTGGTGACAACTCTCCTAACAATGGGAATAGTTTAAATCCTAGCTCTAATCCCACTTCAAATTCCAAAGCTGCACGGAAGGATTCCGGTACAATAGTAAAA AAACTCACTGTTGGCGGGATGCCTGAAAAAATTGTGTCTGCATACCAATCAGTGCTTGATCAACATTTTGATGAAGACACAGCTTTAAACAAATGTAAGACTACTGTGGGCCTTTTGGAGAGGATAAATAAAGATATTAACGATGCTAGCATCAACG GTAATCAGCCAGCATCGTCATTGATCTCTGACCTGCAAGAACAGGAAATGACCCTAAAACAGTGCATCGAACAACTCGAAAGTGTAGATATGGCAAGGGTATCCCTGATCAATCAATTGAAACAAGCTCTCAGCGAACAG GAGTCGAAGTCAGTAGTTCTTCGCGGTCAATTGCAA GTTGCTCAAGCAGAGGCTCAACGTGTCATCCAACTTAGAGAACAACTGGGCCGTGCCCTTGTCATGAGCGTTACACAATCTACTTCTAGTCCGCTCATGATTACTCCACCAGAGCAAACTTCGGCTATAATGCAGGGTTCAGGAGTAAGATCGACACCTCCCCAGTCACAACCACTGAATCCTGCAACTTCACTTCCCCCTACAGTCAGTGCAGTGGGTGATGAGTCCAAGAGAACGGCAGCAGCTATGGCAGATAAGCTTGCATCTTTGTCAGCACCTGTGCAGGTGCTGACCTCCATTTTATCATCTTTTGCTGCTGAGCAAGCTGCTTCCATAAATGGCGGATCGCTTTCTGGAGAATTCTCTGGAGGACCACCAGGTTTCCAGATTGATAAGAGGCCTAGGCTTGAGAAAACAGGGCAGGCTGCTGACATGGGTGCACCTCCCTTTTTTGGGCAAGCACCACAGGTGCAACAACAGATTGGAGCAGTGCCTACTTCTCTTGGAGGCACGCATCCACCAACTCCAGGCCCattcccaccaccaccacctccaccgccaTTGCCTTCTCTATTGCCACCGCACCTGCAACAATTTGGTCAAAATACTGGAGGAATGATTGGGATGGGAGGACCTTTCGGGATGATGGCTGGCTCTATTCCACTTCCGCCTCCATTGACCAACATTCTGCCGGCAGGTTTTCCGGGACCAAGTgggccacctcctccacctccacttccACCAGCTCAGAGTCAGCCCCagccccagcagcagcagcagcagtctcCTCAGGCGCCACAACAATCACCAACATCAGCTGGATTCTTTCAATCATCAGGCAtggggttctttccgcctgtgcaGGTGCAGCAATCTCCGTCTGCCCAACGACAGTGA